In Rhodamnia argentea isolate NSW1041297 chromosome 4, ASM2092103v1, whole genome shotgun sequence, the following proteins share a genomic window:
- the LOC115744645 gene encoding pentatricopeptide repeat-containing protein At3g42630 — protein sequence MMEEGEEGEGCFARIRLCLISIFFPMNTPRSPCLQFVIQLKHTPHFPPSPPSSSWLPFGAPKPVPPRFVALAATPHPAHRTPSSALLLSYATHGLLHRAWPLWLHLSSDPSFLPDLPLLSLLISACGAARRFDLVLRILDHLSSAAVPPDLLPRVHSLAISCFADHAQLHLMEHTLSLMLSRGFPVDSATGDAFLRYYSRFASLDDMENAYSWLKRSRHLPRQVGIRAVALAYVRDRKLYRLGHFLRDVGLGRKDLGNLLWNLLLLSYAANFKMKSLQREFLNMVRAGFCPDVTTFNIRLLAFSRLSLFWDLHLSLEHMKHTGIVPDLVTYGCVVDSYLDRKLGRNLRFVLDKMNLDDSPQVLTDSFVFEAFGKGNFHSTSEAFLEFPSNNPWTYRKVVTAYLRKQYRRDRNHIFWNY from the coding sequence ATgatggaggaaggagaagaaggagaagggtgTTTCGCTCGCATTCGTCTCTGCCTCATTTCAATCTTCTTCCCCATGAATACTCCTCGTTCCCCTTGTCTCCAATTCGTTATTCAGCTCAAGCACACCCCCCACttccctccttctcctccttcttcttcttggctcCCCTTTGGCGCTCCGAAGCCAGTCCCGCCACGCTTTGTCGCTCTCGCAGCTACACCTCACCCCGCTCATCGCACCCCGTCCTCCGCTCTGTTGCTCAGCTACGCAACCCACGGCCTCTTGCATCGAGCATGGCCCCTTTGGCTCCATCTCTCGTCCGACCCTTCTTTCCTCCCCGACCTTCCCCTTCTTTCCCTCTTAATCTCTGCGTGCGGCGCCGCCCGCCGTTTCGACCTGGTCCTCCGAATTCTGGACCACCTCTCTTCGGCCGCGGTTCCTCCTGACTTGCTTCCCCGGGTTCACTCCCTCGCCATCTCTTGCTTCGCCGATCATGCCCAGCTTCACTTGATGGAGCACACCTTGAGCCTCATGCTGTCCCGGGGCTTCCCAGTTGATTCCGCCACCGGCGATGCCTTCCTCCGATATTACAGCCGTTTCGCTTCTTTGGACGACATGGAGAATGCTTATTCCTGGCTCAAGCGCTCTCGCCATCTCCCCCGCCAAGTAGGAATCAGGGCCGTGGCTCTTGCTTATGTCAGGGATCGCAAGCTCTACAGGTTAGGACACTTCTTGAGGGATGTCGGCCTCGGTAGGAAAGACCTCGGCAATCTTCTGTGGAACCTGTTGTTGCTCTCTTATGCTGCCAATTTTAAGATGAAGAGCTTGCAGAGGGAATTCTTGAACATGGTTCGTGCCGGGTTCTGTCCTGACGTCACCACCTTTAACATCCGCCTCCTCGCTTTTTCGAGGTTGTCCTTGTTCTGGGATCTTCATCTCAGCCTCGAGCACATGAAACACACCGGCATCGTTCCCGATCTCGTCACTTATGGTTGCGTTGTTGATTCCTACTTGGATAGGAAGCTTGGGAGAAATCTGAGGTTTGTATTAGACAAGATGAACCTGGACGATTCTCCTCAGGTGTTGACAGACTCATTTGTATTTGAAGCTTTTGGCAAAGGCAATTTCCATTCAACTTCGGAGGCGTTTTTGGAGTTTCCGAGCAACAATCCCTGGACTTACCGGAAAGTTGTCACCGCGTATCTGCGAAAACAATACAGGAGGGATCGGAACCATATCTTTTGGAATTACTAA
- the LOC115744644 gene encoding cytochrome P450 CYP73A100-like — protein MARLTTFIYATLLVSTLVTFANFLASLLSIQLPFLPTSLYVSLPFFAYLLHTVFDCGANLPPGPLAVPIFGNWLQVGNDLNHRLLASMSKTYGPVFLLKLGVKNLVVVSDPELTTHVLHTQGVEFGSRPRNVVFDIFTGNGQDMVFTIYGDHWRKMRRIMTLPFFTSKVVHSYSDMWEQEMDLVVSDLTRDERVRSEGIVIRKRLQLMLYNIMYRMMFDSKFESVQDPLFVEATKFNSERSRLAQSFDYNYGDFIPMLRPLLKGYLNKCRDLQRRRLAFFNNYYVERRRKIMAANGDKHQISCAIDHIIDAQTKGEISEANVLYIVENINVAAIETTLWSMEWAIAELVNHPTVQRKIREEISAVLRGKPVTESNLDELPYLQATVKETLRLHTPIPLLVPHMNLEEAKLGGYTIPKESKVVVNAWWLANNPAWWKNPEDFRPERFLEEESGTDAVAGGKVDFRYLPFGVGRRSCPGIILALPILGLVVAKLVSNFEMKVPPGMDKLDMSEKGGQFSLHIANHSTVVFEPIAPLEI, from the exons ATGGCTCGTCTTACCACTTTCATTTATGCAACTCTCCTTGTATCCACACTCGTTACGTTCGCCAACTTTTTGGCATCCCTTTTGTCCATTCAATTACCTTTCTTGCCGACCTCTCTCTAtgtctctcttcctttcttcgcTTACTTGCTCCACACTGTTTTCGACTGCGGCGCCAACTTACCCCCGGGCCCTCTGGCCGTCCCGATTTTCGGGAACTGGCTCCAAGTGGGGAATGACCTCAATCACCGCCTTCTAGCCTCCATGTCAAAGACTTATGGCCCCGTTTTCCTACTTAAACTCGGCGTGAAGAACCTAGTTGTGGTGTCCGACCCCGAGCTGACCACACACGTCCTCCATACCCAAGGCGTCGAATTCGGATCCCGCCCTAGAAATGTCGTGTTCGACATTTTCACGGGCAATGGGCAGGACATGGTGTTCACCATCTATGGCGACCATTGGCGCAAAATGCGTCGCATCATGACGCTCCCCTTCTTCACCAGCAAGGTGGTGCACAGCTACAGTGATATGTGGGAACAAGAAATGGACTTGGTTGTCAGCGACCTGACCAGAGATGAGCGAGTGAGAAGCGAAGGGATCGTTATCAGGAAGCGTCTGCAGTTGATGCTCTACAACATCATGTATCGAATGATGTTCGACTCCAAGTTCGAGTCCGTGCAGGATCCGTTGTTCGTTGAAGCCACCAAGTTCAACTCCGAAAGGAGTCGCTTGGCTCAGAGTTTTGACTACAACTACGGGGATTTCATTCCCATGCTCAGACCACTCTTGAAAGGATACTTGAACAAGTGCAGAGACTTGCAGCGCAGGCGCCTCGCATTTTTTAACAACTACTATGTTGAGAGAAGAAG GAAAATAATGGCTGCGAATGGGGACAAGCACCAGATAAGTTGTGCCATAGATCACATCATAGACGCACAAACAAAGGGCGAAATCAGCGAAGCCAACGTGCTCTACATCGTGGAGAACATAAATGTGGCGGCGATAGAAACAACTCTGTGGTCCATGGAATGGGCCATAGCAGAGCTGGTCAATCATCCGACTGTCCAACGCAAAATCAGGGAGGAGATCTCGGCCGTCCTGAGAGGGAAACCGGTCACAGAATCGAACCTGGACGAGTTACCCTATTTGCAAGCAACAGTGAAGGAAACACTCAGGCTGCACACACCCATACCTCTATTGGTGCCTCACATGAACCTGGAAGAAGCCAAGCTAGGCGGCTACACCATCCCCAAAGAGTCAAAGGTGGTGGTGAATGCATGGTGGTTGGCCAACAACCCTGCATGGTGGAAGAACCCGGAAGACTTCAGGCCAGAGAGGTTCTTGGAAGAGGAAAGTGGGACAGATGCAGTGGCGGGCGGGAAGGTGGATTTCAGGTACTTGCCATTTGGGGTGGGGAGGAGGAGCTGCCCAGGCATCATACTCGCCCTTCCAATATTAGGTCTTGTCGTCGCAAAGTTGGTGTCCAACTTCGAGATGAAAGTCCCCCCGGGAATGGACAAGCTCGACATGAGCGAGAAAGGAGGCCAATTCAGTTTGCATATTGCCAACCATTCTACCGTCGTCTTTGAGCCCATTGCTCCCCTGGAGATTTGA
- the LOC115744643 gene encoding U-box domain-containing protein 35 isoform X1 translates to MARRNSNNGERKREENVAVAIDKDKASQHALKWTVDHLLSRGQALTLLHIKTGASSIPTPMGSHVAISDVNDEVARTYRQQGESQAKEMFLPFRCFCTRKEIRCNELIVEDTDIAKGIVDFVNATPLDILVLGAPSKSGLFRFKTSDVPTSVCKAVPDFCTVYVISKGKISSVKSATSAPPSKPPQPANMSNNPNEGRPMHNQIPKAAERTPVMPRNPQNDIEIKSPFTRGRASTNKSFELSSTDSDISFVSTGRPSTDHMLPSLYDNVEPGRLSSTSSDFDNNSFASSFSGNKSFDMTLQPLDFSSSPPESGRMSLSAQNMDDVQAEMRRLRLELQQTIDMYSTACKEALTAKQKARELHRWKMDEEQRLEEARLAEEAALAIAEKEKAKCVAAIQAAEQAQRIAEREAQKRIFAEKKALKEAEERKKILSSMAQNEIRYRKYTIEEIEAATEDFAASRKIGEGGYGPVYKCYLDHTPVAIKVLRPDAAQGQAQFQQEVEVLSCIRHPNMVLLLGACPEYGCLVYEYMANGSLDDRLFRRGNSPVLPWQHRFRIAAEIGTGLLFLHQTKPEPLVHRDLKPGNILLDRNYVSKISDVGLARLVPPSVANTVTQYRMTSTAGTFCYIDPEYQQTGMLGIKSDIYSLGILLLQIITAKPPMGLTHLVERAIEKGNFAETLDPAIPDWPVEQALSFAKLSLKCAELRRKDRPDLGTVVLPELNRLRALAEDAMPSITQSSGSGASSSSSHISSTSQDLMTETQLTESVCQSSSTSSFTGRISKFSANFCNNIP, encoded by the exons ATGGCGAGAAGGAACAGCAACAACGGAGAACGCAAGAGAGAGGAGAACGTGGCGGTGGCCATAGACAAGGACAAAGCGAGCCAGCACGCCCTCAAATGGACGGTCGATCACCTCCTCTCCCGCGGCCAAGCTTTAACTCTCCTCCACATCAAAACCGGAGCTTCCTCCATCCCCACTCCAA TGGGCAGCCATGTCGCCATCTCCGACGTGAACGATGAAGTGGCGAGAACGTACAGGCAACAAGGTGAGAGCCAAGCCAAGGAAATGTTCCTTCCCTTCCGTTGCTTTTGTACTCGAAAGGAG ATACGATGCAACGAGCTCATTGTGGAGGACACAGACATCGCTAAGGGCATAGTGGACTTCGTCAATGCAACTCCCCTCGATATTCTGGTGCTTGGAGCTCCCTCTAAAAGTGGCCTCTTCAG ATTCAAGACCTCAGATGTTCCGACCAGCGTGTGTAAAGCAGTGCCAGACTTTTGTACTGTGTATGTCATCTCCAAAGGAAAGATATCGTCTGTGAAATCCGCCACCTCTGCGCCGCCATCCAAGCCTCCACAACCTGCTAACATGTCCAACAATCCAAACGAGGGTCGTCCCATGCATAATCAAATCCCGAAAG CCGCTGAGAGGACTCCCGTCATGCCTCGGAATCCTCAGAATGATATAGAAATCAA GTCGCCATTCACCAGAGGAAGAGCTTCAACCAATAAATCATTTGAGTTGTCCTCAACAGATAGCGACATATCCTTCGTAAGCACTGGGAGACCGAGCACTGATCACATGCTTCCTTCCCTCTACGATAACGTGGAACCCGGCAGGCTTTCTTCCACCAGTTCAGACTTTGACAACAATAGTTTTGCCTCATCTTTCTCCGGGAACAAGTCTTTCGATATGACTTTGCAACCACTTGACTTCTCATCCTCTCCGCCAGAGAGCGGAAGAATGTCACTATCAGCACAGAACATG GACGATGTGCAAGCAGAGATGAGAAGGCTCAGGCTCGAGCTTCAGCAAACGATTGATATGTACAGTACGGCATGCAAGGAAGCCCTCACAGCAAAACAAAAG GCTAGGGAGCTTCATCGTTGGAAAATGGACGAGGAACAACGGTTAGAAGAGGCAAGACTAGCTGAGGAAGCTGCATTGGCTATTGCAGAAAAGGAGAAAGCAAAGTGTGTGGCAGCGATTCAAGCAGCTGAACAAGCTCAGAGAATTGCAGAGCGAGAAGCGCAAAAGAGAATATTTGCCGAAAAGAAAGCTCTCAAAGAAGCTGAGGAGAGAAAGAAGATTCTAAGTTCAATGGCACAGAATGAAATTAGGTACAGGAAATACACAATTGAGGAGATTGAAGCAGCTACGGAGGATTTTGCAGCGTCCCGTAAGATCGGGGAAGGAGGATATGGACCAGTTTACAAGTGTTACTTAGATCACACACCGGTGGCCATTAAAGTTTTGCGTCCAGATGCGGCACAGGGACAAGCACAGTTTCAGCAAGAG GTTGAAGTACTAAGCTGCATTCGACATCCAAACATGGTTCTCCTTCTAGGCGCCTGCCCAGAATATGGTTGCTTGGTCTATGAGTATATGGCCAATGGAAGCTTGGATGACCGTCTCTTCCGACGAGGAAACAGCCCAGTACTTCCTTGGCAACATAGATTCAGAATAGCCGCAGAGATTGGCACTGGCCTACTTTTTCTCCACCAAACCAAGCCAGAACCACTTGTGCATCGTGACCTAAAACCTGGCAACATTTTGCTTGATCGTAACTACGTCAGCAAGATTAGCGATGTTGGCTTGGCCAGGCTTGTCCCTCCATCAGTAGCCAATACTGTAACTCAGTATCGCATGACATCAACGGCCGGGACTTTCTGTTACATAGATCCAGAATACCAACAAACTGGAATGCTTGGAATAAAATCTGATATCTACTCACTTGGGATCTTGCTTCTTCAAATAATAACGGCAAAGCCCCCAATGGGTTTGACTCATCTTGTGGAACGGGCTATTGAGAAAGGGAACTTCGCAGAGACGCTTGATCCAGCAATTCCTGATTGGCCAGTTGAACAGGCGTTATCATTCGCAAAGTTATCTCTTAAGTGTGCAGAATTGAGAAGAAAGGACAGACCTGATCTAGGTACCGTAGTTTTACCTGAACTTAATAGACTGAGAGCACTGGCTGAGGATGCCATGCCCAGCATCACACAATCAAGCGGTTCAGGAGCATCATCAAGCAGCAGTCATATTTCAAGCACAAGTCAG GATTTGATGACAGAAACCCAGCTGACAGAGTCTGTATGTCAGAGCTCAAGTACATCATCCTTCACAGGAAGAATAAGTAAGTTCTCAGCAAACTTCTGCAACAACATTCCTTAA
- the LOC115744643 gene encoding U-box domain-containing protein 35 isoform X2: protein MARRNSNNGERKREENVAVAIDKDKASQHALKWTVDHLLSRGQALTLLHIKTGASSIPTPMGSHVAISDVNDEVARTYRQQGESQAKEMFLPFRCFCTRKEIRCNELIVEDTDIAKGIVDFVNATPLDILVLGAPSKSGLFRFKTSDVPTSVCKAVPDFCTVYVISKGKISSVKSATSAPPSKPPQPANMSNNPNEGRPMHNQIPKAAERTPVMPRNPQNDIEIKSPFTRGRASTNKSFELSSTDSDISFVSTGRPSTDHMLPSLYDNVEPGRLSSTSSDFDNNSFASSFSGNKSFDMTLQPLDFSSSPPESGRMSLSAQNMDDVQAEMRRLRLELQQTIDMYSTACKEALTAKQKARELHRWKMDEEQRLEEARLAEEAALAIAEKEKAKCVAAIQAAEQAQRIAEREAQKRIFAEKKALKEAEERKKILSSMAQNEIRYRKYTIEEIEAATEDFAASRKIGEGGYGPVYKCYLDHTPVAIKVLRPDAAQGQAQFQQEVEVLSCIRHPNMVLLLGACPEYGCLVYEYMANGSLDDRLFRRGNSPVLPWQHRFRIAAEIGTGLLFLHQTKPEPLVHRDLKPGNILLDRNYVSKISDVGLARLVPPSVANTVTQYRMTSTAGTFCYIDPEYQQTGMLGIKSDIYSLGILLLQIITAKPPMGLTHLVERAIEKGNFAETLDPAIPDWPVEQALSFAKLSLKCAELRRKDRPDLGTVVLPELNRLRALAEDAMPSITQSSGSGASSSSSHISSTSQDLMTETQLTESVCQSSSTSSFTGRIRD, encoded by the exons ATGGCGAGAAGGAACAGCAACAACGGAGAACGCAAGAGAGAGGAGAACGTGGCGGTGGCCATAGACAAGGACAAAGCGAGCCAGCACGCCCTCAAATGGACGGTCGATCACCTCCTCTCCCGCGGCCAAGCTTTAACTCTCCTCCACATCAAAACCGGAGCTTCCTCCATCCCCACTCCAA TGGGCAGCCATGTCGCCATCTCCGACGTGAACGATGAAGTGGCGAGAACGTACAGGCAACAAGGTGAGAGCCAAGCCAAGGAAATGTTCCTTCCCTTCCGTTGCTTTTGTACTCGAAAGGAG ATACGATGCAACGAGCTCATTGTGGAGGACACAGACATCGCTAAGGGCATAGTGGACTTCGTCAATGCAACTCCCCTCGATATTCTGGTGCTTGGAGCTCCCTCTAAAAGTGGCCTCTTCAG ATTCAAGACCTCAGATGTTCCGACCAGCGTGTGTAAAGCAGTGCCAGACTTTTGTACTGTGTATGTCATCTCCAAAGGAAAGATATCGTCTGTGAAATCCGCCACCTCTGCGCCGCCATCCAAGCCTCCACAACCTGCTAACATGTCCAACAATCCAAACGAGGGTCGTCCCATGCATAATCAAATCCCGAAAG CCGCTGAGAGGACTCCCGTCATGCCTCGGAATCCTCAGAATGATATAGAAATCAA GTCGCCATTCACCAGAGGAAGAGCTTCAACCAATAAATCATTTGAGTTGTCCTCAACAGATAGCGACATATCCTTCGTAAGCACTGGGAGACCGAGCACTGATCACATGCTTCCTTCCCTCTACGATAACGTGGAACCCGGCAGGCTTTCTTCCACCAGTTCAGACTTTGACAACAATAGTTTTGCCTCATCTTTCTCCGGGAACAAGTCTTTCGATATGACTTTGCAACCACTTGACTTCTCATCCTCTCCGCCAGAGAGCGGAAGAATGTCACTATCAGCACAGAACATG GACGATGTGCAAGCAGAGATGAGAAGGCTCAGGCTCGAGCTTCAGCAAACGATTGATATGTACAGTACGGCATGCAAGGAAGCCCTCACAGCAAAACAAAAG GCTAGGGAGCTTCATCGTTGGAAAATGGACGAGGAACAACGGTTAGAAGAGGCAAGACTAGCTGAGGAAGCTGCATTGGCTATTGCAGAAAAGGAGAAAGCAAAGTGTGTGGCAGCGATTCAAGCAGCTGAACAAGCTCAGAGAATTGCAGAGCGAGAAGCGCAAAAGAGAATATTTGCCGAAAAGAAAGCTCTCAAAGAAGCTGAGGAGAGAAAGAAGATTCTAAGTTCAATGGCACAGAATGAAATTAGGTACAGGAAATACACAATTGAGGAGATTGAAGCAGCTACGGAGGATTTTGCAGCGTCCCGTAAGATCGGGGAAGGAGGATATGGACCAGTTTACAAGTGTTACTTAGATCACACACCGGTGGCCATTAAAGTTTTGCGTCCAGATGCGGCACAGGGACAAGCACAGTTTCAGCAAGAG GTTGAAGTACTAAGCTGCATTCGACATCCAAACATGGTTCTCCTTCTAGGCGCCTGCCCAGAATATGGTTGCTTGGTCTATGAGTATATGGCCAATGGAAGCTTGGATGACCGTCTCTTCCGACGAGGAAACAGCCCAGTACTTCCTTGGCAACATAGATTCAGAATAGCCGCAGAGATTGGCACTGGCCTACTTTTTCTCCACCAAACCAAGCCAGAACCACTTGTGCATCGTGACCTAAAACCTGGCAACATTTTGCTTGATCGTAACTACGTCAGCAAGATTAGCGATGTTGGCTTGGCCAGGCTTGTCCCTCCATCAGTAGCCAATACTGTAACTCAGTATCGCATGACATCAACGGCCGGGACTTTCTGTTACATAGATCCAGAATACCAACAAACTGGAATGCTTGGAATAAAATCTGATATCTACTCACTTGGGATCTTGCTTCTTCAAATAATAACGGCAAAGCCCCCAATGGGTTTGACTCATCTTGTGGAACGGGCTATTGAGAAAGGGAACTTCGCAGAGACGCTTGATCCAGCAATTCCTGATTGGCCAGTTGAACAGGCGTTATCATTCGCAAAGTTATCTCTTAAGTGTGCAGAATTGAGAAGAAAGGACAGACCTGATCTAGGTACCGTAGTTTTACCTGAACTTAATAGACTGAGAGCACTGGCTGAGGATGCCATGCCCAGCATCACACAATCAAGCGGTTCAGGAGCATCATCAAGCAGCAGTCATATTTCAAGCACAAGTCAG GATTTGATGACAGAAACCCAGCTGACAGAGTCTGTATGTCAGAGCTCAAGTACATCATCCTTCACAGGAAGAATAA GAGACTGA